One window of Myxocyprinus asiaticus isolate MX2 ecotype Aquarium Trade chromosome 6, UBuf_Myxa_2, whole genome shotgun sequence genomic DNA carries:
- the LOC127442565 gene encoding kelch-like protein 20: MDITSRCTLGDPNKLPEGVPQPARMPYISDKHPRQTLEVINLLRKHRELCDVVLVVGAKKIYAHRVILSACSPYFRAMFTGELAESRQTEVVIRDIDERAMELLIDFAYTSQVTVEEGNVQTLLPAACLLQLAEIQEACCEFLKRQLDPSNCLGIRAFADTHSCRELLRIADKFTQHNFQEVMESEEFMLLPANQLIDIISSDELNVRSEEQVFNSVMAWVKYSIQERRPQLPQVLQHVRLPLLSPKFLVGTVGSDPLIKSDEECRDLVDEAKNYLLLPQERPLMQGPRTRPRKPIRCGEVLFAVGGWCSGDAISSVERYDPQTNEWRMVASMSKRRCGVGVSVLDDLLYAVGGHDGSSYLNSVERYDPKTNQWSSDVAPTSTCRTSVGVAVLGGYLYAVGGQDGVSCLNIVERYDPKENKWTRVASMSTRRLGVAVAVLGGFLYAVGGSDGTSPLNTVERYNPQENRWHTVAPMGTRRKHLGCAVYQDMIYSVGGRDDTTELSSAERYNPRTNQWSPVVAMTSRRSGVGLAVVNGQLMAVGGFDGTTYLKTIEVYDPDANTWRLYGGMNYRRLGGGVGVIKMTHCESHIW, from the exons ATGGATATCACAAGTCGCTGCACCTTGGGTGACCCCAACAAACTCCCAGAGGGAGTGCCCCAGCCTGCCAGGATGCCCTACATCTCGGACAAGCACCCTCGGCAGACGCTGGAGGTCATCAACCTGCTCCGCAAGCATCGAGAGCTGTGCGATGTGGTTTTGGTGGTGGGAGCTAAGAAGATTTATGCCCACCGAGTGATCCTGTCTGCCTGCAGCCCTTATTTCAGAGCCATGTTCACTGGAGAATTGGCCGAAAGCAGGCAGACGGAAGTCGTCATCCGGGATATTGATGAGCGCGCCATGGAGTTGCTCATTGACTTTGCGTACACATCACAG GTGACTGTGGAGGAAGGAAATGTGCAGACTTTGCTGCCTGCTGCCTGCCTGTTGCAGCTGGCAGAGATTCAGGAGGCCTGCTGTGAATTCCTGAAGCGGCAGCTGGACCCCTCCAACTGTCTGGGCATCAGGGCCTTCGCCGACACTCACTCCTGCAGAGAGCTGCTGCGCATAGCTGATAAATTCACTCAGCATAACTTTCAGGAG GTGATGGAGAGTGAAGAGTTCATGCTACTGCCAGCCAACCAGCTGATCGACATCATCTCTAGTGATGAGCTCAATGTTCGGAGTGAGGAGCAGGTGTTTAATTCTGTAATGGCCTGGGTTAAATACAGCATTCAGGAACGCAGGCCTCAGCTGCCACAG GTTTTGCAGCATGTGCGTCTTCCCCTTTTAAGCCCGAAGTTCCTGGTAGGGACGGTGGGTTCAGATCCTTTGATCAAGAGTGATGAGGAGTGCAG gGACTTGGTGGATGAAGCCAAGAACTATCTCCTGCTACCCCAAGAGCGCCCTCTCATGCAAGGACCTCGAACCCGTCCCAGAAAACCCATTCGTTGTGGAGAAGTGCTATTTGCTG TGGGAGGTTGGTGTAGTGGCGATGCCATCTCCAGCGTTGAGCGTTACGACCCCCAGACCAATGAGTGGAGGATGGTGGCGTCCATGAGCAAACGGCGGTGTGGAGTTGGTGTTAGTGTTCTGGATGACCTGTTGTATGCTGTTGGTGGACATGACGGCTCGTCTTATCTTAATAGTGTGGAGAG GTATGATCCTAAGACTAACCAATGGAGCAGTGACGTGGCTCCTACTAGCACCTGCCGGACCAGTGTTGGTGTTGCTGTACTAGGGGGTTACCTGTATGCGGTGGGAGGTCAGGATGGTGTCTCCTGTCTCAACATTGTAGAAAG GTATGATCCAAAAGAGAACAAGTGGACTCGAGTTGCCTCTATGAGCACTAGACGGTTGGGTGTGGCTGTAGCCGTATTAGGGGGTTTTCTTTATGCAGTAGGAGGTTCAGATGGCACCTCCCCTCTAAATACAG TGGAACGGTATAACCCTCAGGAGAACCGCTGGCATACGGTGGCACCAATGGGTACCCGGCGGAAACACCTGGGCTGTGCCGTGTACCAGGACATGATCTACTCTGTTGGCGGCAGAGACGATACCACAGAACTGAGTAGCGCTGAGCGATATAATCCCAGAACCAATCAGTGGTCCCCGGTGGTTGCAATGACATCCAGAAGGAGCGGG GTTGGTTTAGCTGTAGTAAACGGCCAGTTGATGGCAGTAGGAGGATTTGATGGTACCACATACCTGAAAACTATAGAAGTCTATGACCCTGATGCTAACACGTGGAG GCTCTATGGTGGAATGAACTATAGGAGATTGGGAGGTGGAGTCGGTGTAATAAAAATGACTCACTGTGAATCACATATATGGTAA